One genomic window of Solea solea chromosome 12, fSolSol10.1, whole genome shotgun sequence includes the following:
- the si:dkeyp-73b11.8 gene encoding BPTI/Kunitz domain-containing protein, with amino-acid sequence MKHLLLLGIIFAAVHVSYSIPEFCQYPENEGDGTHFLFAFFYDPARDLCNPFIYKGNGGNANRFENERQCIRNCSANAENVYPMEASKACSFKKASGECGSQLLRYYYDSAHDKCKKFIWTGCIGNGNRFTDMNICNTTCAGIHVDGDELEEDEPDTPIAIICGVLLAVIIVAILVTVIVLTVQSKKKKSSKKAPKKVKEARTDAALQDQGIELA; translated from the exons ATGAAGCACCTGCTGCTTTTGGGAATAATATTTGCTGCAGTCCACGTCAGCTATTCCATTCCAG AGTTCTGTCAGTATCCTGAAAATGAAGGTGATGGCACACATTTCCTGTTTGCTTTCTTTTATGATCCCGCTAGAGATCTCTGCAATCCCTTCATATACAAAGGGAATGGAGGAAACGCCAACcgttttgaaaatgaaaggcAGTGCATAAGAAACTGCTCTGCCAATGCAGAGAATGTCTACCCCATGGAAG CATCAAAAGCTTGCAGCTTCAAAAAGGCCTCAGGTGAATGTGGAAGTCAGTTGTTGAGATATTATTATGATTCTGCTCATGACAAATGCAAAAAGTTCATTTGGACTGGTTGCATCGGGAATGGAAACCGGTTTACCGACATGAACATCTGCAATACTACATGTGCCGGCATTCATG TTGATGGTGATGAACTCGAGGAGGACGAGCCAGACACTCCTATTG CAATCATCTGTGGAGTTCTGCTCGCTGTTATCATTGTTGCCATCCTAGTAACAGTGATCGTCTTGACcgttcagtcaaaaaa GAAAAAGAGCTCAAAGAAGGCACCAAAGAAAGTTAAAGAAGCTAGGACTGACGCAGCTCTTCAGGATCAGGGAATTGAACTGGCATAA
- the usp3 gene encoding ubiquitin carboxyl-terminal hydrolase 3, whose protein sequence is MECPHLNSSVSSAVESPGFPNGTPSSWCCTDCRSNKSPWICLICMMVHCGRYVNGHAKKHFEESQLLCNSQRKGEKQEKEKSHHSVCMDCCNFSVFCYRCDEFVVNDTKLGQVQKVREQLQSLENSALMGDRQRKRKFQEGLASDGKLLKDNDGAALGATGLRNLGNTCFMNAILQSLSNVKQFSCYFKELPAVALRSGKTAGRRMYHTRSQGDNTVSLVEEFRKTLCSLWQGNQTAFSPDSLFYAIWKIMPSFRGYQQQDAHEFMRYLLDHLHRELQYSCNGASFPVSPQDGVRLSTAETKCCINGSASVVTSIFGGILQNEVNCLICGTESRKFDPFLDLSLDIPSQFRQKRSKDQEPGPTCTLRDCLRSFTDLEELDETELYYCHKCKKRQKSTKKFWVQKLPKVLCLHLKRFHWTAFLRNKVDTYVEFPLKGLDMRGYLLEPENSLPGSCLYDLVAVVVHHGSGVGSGHYTAYGSHEGRWYHFNDSTVTLTSEDTVKKAKAYILFFVERTVQAPTDKTTSHTTATNKPEMDTAAPDSVSTEAVAADTVADSLLSEAATPHIDPLNEESSDHARASNVGTDTVATEATADSGTSEEASQAPQTVSQ, encoded by the exons ATGGAGTGTCCTCATCTTAACTCAAGCGTGAGCAGCGCTGTCGAGTCTCCCGGGTTTCCTAACGGTACTCCGTCCTCCTGGTGCTGCACCG ATTGCAGGTCTAACAAAAGCCCATGGATTTGTCTCATTTGTATGATGGTCCATTGTGGACG ATATGTTAACGGACATGCAAAGAAGCACTTTGAAGAGAGTCAACTCCTTTGCAACAGTCAAAGGAAAGgggagaaacaggagaaagagaAATCCCATCACTCTGTCTGCATGGACTGCTGCAACTTCAGTGTGTTTTG TTACAGATGTGACGAATTTGTTGTCAATGACACTAAACTCGGGCAGGTGCAGAAGGTGAGGGAACAGCTGCAGAGTTTAGAAAA CTCAGCACTGATGggtgacagacagaggaaaagaaaattccAGGAAGGACTAGCTTCAGATGGCAAATTGTTAAAAGACAAT GATGGGGCAGCTTTAGGTGCTACGGGCCTGCGTAACTTGGGTAACACATGCTTCATGAATGCCATTCTGCAGTCCCTCAG CAACGTCAAGCAGTTCAGCTGTTATTTCAAAGAGTTGCCTGCAGTAGCTCTTCGCAGTGGTAAGACGGCAGGAAGGAGGATGTACCACACCCGCAGCCAAGGGGACAACACTGT GTCTTTAGTGGAGGAGTTCAGGAAAACCCTTTGCTCCCTGTGGCAGGGCAACCAGACTGCCTTCAGTCCAGACTCCTTATTTTATGCCATATGGAAAATCATGCCGAGCTTCAG GGGCTATCAGCAGCAGGACGCCCACGAGTTTATGCGTTATTTGCTGGATCACCTCCACAGAGAGCTCCAGTACAGTTGCAATGGTGCTTCATTCCCGGTCTCACCTCAGGATGGGGTCAGACTCTCCACAGCTGAGACCAAATGCTGCAT AAATGGGAGTGCTAGTGTTGTCACATCCATTTTTGGTGGAATACTTCAGAATGAGGTCAACTGTCTGATATGTGGGACTGAGTCTCGGAAGTTTGATCCATTTCTTG ATCTGTCCCTAGACATTCCCAGCCAGTTCAGACAAAAGAGAAGTAAGGACCAGGAGCCGGGGCCAACATGCACCTTGCGTG ACTGTTTACGTAGCTTCACAGACCTGGAGGAACTTGATGAAACTGAACTGTATTATTGCCATAAGTgtaaaaagagacagaaatctaCCAAGAAGTTCTGGGTTCAAAAGCTACCTAAG GTGTTGTGTCTGCACCTAAAAAGGTTCCACTGGACAGCCTTTTTGAGAAACAAGGTTGACACCTATGTGGAATTTCCACTGAAAGGCCTGGACATGAGAGGTTATCTTCTGGAG CCAGAGAACTCATTACCAGGAAGTTGCCTGTATGACCTTGTGGCTGTCGTCGTACATCATGGTTCTGG GGTTGGATCAGGCCATTACACAGCATATGGCAGCCATGAGGGCCGCTGGTACCACTTCAACGACAGCACAGTAACTCTGACCAGCGAGGACACAGTGAAGAAGGCCAAGGCCTACATCCTCTTCTTCGTGGAGAGGACTGTCCAGGCGCCCACTGACAAAACTACCAGTCACACCACAGCCACAAACAAACCAGAGATGGACACAGCAGCCCCGGACAGTGTCTCTACAGAAGCAGTTGCTGCAGATACAGTGGCAGACAGTCTTTTGAGCGAGGCAGCAACGCCACATATTGATCCTCTGAACGAGGAGTCCTCAGATCATGCCAGGGCATCAAACGTGGGCACAGACACGGTGGCCACGGAGGCCACAGCAGATAGTGGTACCTCAGAGGAAGCCAGTCAAGCTCCACAAACAGTTTCACAATGA
- the fbxl22 gene encoding F-box and leucine-rich protein 22 produces MHLTQLNHECLLHLFSFLDKDSRKSLSLTCHGLHEIFLDPCLWDLLHFSSPCQLRRDNFVLGPSLRYLTICWYSSRVLQVCNIEDWLKTSFQKDICSKHERLVSTFLGQVCHTCPTLLELTLSGCGHITDQDVISVLQSCRRLRFLHLENCVRITDRSLEGVAAHGDSLEEVKVDFCRNITKAGLQAVREKRPGLQLSAERSAELIPDSKPEKKVPLRRTLQKVLQFS; encoded by the exons ATGCACCTCACCCAGCTCAACCACGAgtgcctcctccacctcttttCCTTTCTGGACAAGGATAGCCGCAAGAGTTTGTCCCTCACCTGTCATGGGCTGCACGAGATCTTCCTGGACCCCTGTCTCTGGGATCTACTACACTTCAGctccccatgtcagctgaggagAGACAACTTTGTGCTGGGACCCTCACTGCGTTACTTGACTATTTGCTGGTATTCCAGCAGAGTCCTGCAAGTGTGCAACATCGAGGACTGGCTGAAGACCTCATTTCAGAAGGACATCTGTAGTAAACATGAGCGCCTGGTCAGCACTTTCCTGGGCCAAGTCTGCCACAC GTGTCCCACCCTGCTCGAGTTAACCCTGTCCGGCTGTGGACACATCACTGACCAGGATGTGATCTCtgtgctgcagagctgcaggaggctACGCTTTCTGCACCTGGAGAACTGTGTCCGCATCACCGACCGCAGCCTGGAAGGTGTGGCGGCTCATGGAGACAGTCTGGAGGAGGTGAAAGTGGACTTTTGCAGGAACATCACCAAGGCAGGGCTGCAGGCTGTCAGGGAGAAGAGGCCGGGCCTCCAGCTGAGCGCAGAGAGAAGTGCTGAGCTCATCCCTGACAGCAAGCCTGAGAAGAAGGTGCCACTTAGGAGGACGCTGCAGAAAGTCCTGCAGTTCTCCTGA
- the LOC131470502 gene encoding circadian-associated transcriptional repressor has product MSATDSDNSIDWLASDNEDSESEREFDPCTRTHSQTEAPPTPRALPHLGPSDCDVKKGDRKWREVREVCSVGSPPGRMETYDGAIGLCKTHGEKTNGRNTQQALKRPHSFTEDEERKAQQLNSNMTEKDQFFTSKCMDLQCYIHPLSLILNGLRSGRYRERLSSFQESVAMDRIQRIMGVLQNPRMGEKYINIILKMEEMLKSWFPNVKLQNQPAVAHTEPAVPTKRSKLSPMTTTAATSPVTTSDPPAAAKALRVTDLTPGAAYSANNLKWLHTSPICSPTAEQAQASPKHLLSPRDRDLTQDNAVSSSTDTHTKTDAVPRGRPPGKINAPCLERLLKSTESIITRKETRGLMDSSWS; this is encoded by the exons ATGTCTGCTACAGATTCGGATAACTCCATTGACTGGCTGGCGAGTGACAATGAGGACAGCGAGAGCGAACGGGAGTTTGACCCGTGTACCAGAACGCACAGCCAGACAGAAGCTCCTCCAACCCCGAGAGCCCTGCCACACCTGGGCCCGTCTGACTGTGATGTGAAGAAGggtgacaggaagtggaggGAGGTCAGGGAGGTCTGCAGCGTGGGATCCCCCCCTGGTCGCATGGAGACGTACGACGGCGCCATTGGACTGTGTAAAACACacggagagaaaacaaatggcAGAAACACTCAGCAAGCACTAAAAAGACCTCACAGCTTCACAGAGGACGAGGAGCGCAAGGCACAGCAGCTCAATTCCAACATGACAGAGAAAGACCAATTCTTCACAAGTAAG TGCATGGACCTACAGTGCTACATTCATCCTCTGTCGTTAATCTTGAATGGTCTTCGTTCAGGGAGATACAGAGAAC gACTCAGCAGTTTCCAGGAGAGTGTGGCAATGGACAGGATTCAGAGGATCATGGGTGTCCTGCAGAACCCACGCATGGG AGAGAAGTATATTAATATCATTCTCAAAATGGAGGAAATGCTGAAGAGCTGGTTCCCTAACGTAAAACTCCAAAACCAACCGGCCGTCGCACACACAGAGCCAGCCGTACCCACCAAGAGATCGAAG CTGTCTCCAATGACCACCACTGCAGCCACAAGCCCTGTCACCACGAGTGATCCTCCAGCCGCTGCCAAAGCTCTGAGAGTCACCGACCTCACTCCTGGAGCAGCTTACTCTGCCAATAATCTGAAGTGGCTCCACACGTCACCCATCTGCTCCCCCACGGCAGAGCAGGCACAGGCCAGCCCCAAACACCTGCTGTCCCCCAGAGACAGAGACTTAACCCAGGATAACGCCGTGTCCTCTAGCACGGACACGCACACTAAGACAGACGCGGTGCCCCGAGGCCGTCCACCGGGCAAAATCAATGCGCCCTGTCTGGAGAGGCTCCTTAAATCGACAGAAAGTATCATCACCCGCAAGGAGACACGGGGTTTGATGGACAGCAGCTGGTCCTAG